In the genome of Polaribacter sp. MED152, one region contains:
- the gndA gene encoding NADP-dependent phosphogluconate dehydrogenase: MSKSDFGLFGLGVMGKSLSRNLAQKGFKISLFNRHVPDVEVDVAKHFKEAHPELKTAEAFDDIEAFVASLASPKKIMLMVNAGKTIDIVIDSLLPFLSENDIIIDGGNSNYKKTKERFTYLQTKGIEFIGTGVSGGEEGALKGPSIMPSGSKYAYNNVAKYLETIAAKDKNNLPCCTYIGPEGSGQFIKMVHNGIEYVEMQLLAEVATILKHKGKNPEEIANTLDSFKSTADSYLLEITSNIFRKKEDDSWLVEKILDKAGNKGTGNWATIASAELGVPNTLIASALFARYISFYKDERVQLYNQFTKKSVSRLNVNDKDLLNAYQFARTINHYQGFKLIHEASEKLNWNLNLSEIARIWTNGCIIRSSLMEDLVAVFKETNDVLMSATIANNIIGCKPAIKRVVSDCVLSDVPTPALSEALQFFNGITTQNSSANIIQAQRDYFGAHTYQRIDDASGKFHHTNWIS, encoded by the coding sequence ATGAGTAAGTCTGATTTTGGACTTTTTGGGTTAGGAGTTATGGGCAAAAGCCTAAGTAGAAACTTAGCTCAAAAAGGGTTTAAAATTTCTTTATTTAATAGGCATGTACCAGATGTAGAAGTAGATGTTGCCAAACATTTTAAAGAAGCACATCCTGAACTTAAAACAGCAGAGGCTTTTGATGATATTGAAGCATTTGTAGCTTCTTTAGCATCACCAAAAAAAATTATGCTAATGGTAAATGCTGGTAAAACTATAGATATTGTAATAGATAGTTTACTGCCTTTTTTATCGGAAAATGATATTATAATTGATGGAGGAAACTCTAACTACAAAAAAACTAAAGAACGTTTTACCTATTTACAAACTAAAGGAATTGAGTTTATAGGTACTGGCGTTTCAGGTGGTGAAGAAGGCGCATTAAAAGGGCCTTCAATAATGCCAAGTGGAAGCAAATACGCATATAATAATGTAGCTAAGTATTTAGAAACCATAGCTGCTAAAGACAAAAACAATTTACCTTGTTGTACCTACATTGGCCCAGAAGGAAGTGGCCAGTTTATAAAAATGGTACATAATGGAATTGAATATGTAGAAATGCAATTATTGGCAGAAGTTGCTACAATTTTAAAACATAAAGGTAAAAACCCAGAAGAAATTGCAAATACTTTAGACAGTTTTAAAAGTACTGCAGATAGTTACTTGTTAGAAATTACATCGAATATTTTTAGAAAAAAAGAAGACGATTCTTGGTTGGTAGAAAAAATACTAGACAAGGCTGGAAACAAAGGTACTGGTAATTGGGCTACAATAGCATCAGCAGAATTAGGTGTACCAAATACTTTAATTGCATCAGCTTTATTTGCTAGGTATATTTCATTTTATAAAGATGAGAGAGTTCAACTTTACAACCAATTCACTAAAAAATCGGTTTCTAGATTAAATGTAAACGATAAAGATTTGCTTAACGCCTATCAGTTTGCAAGAACTATAAATCATTATCAAGGTTTTAAATTGATACATGAGGCATCAGAAAAATTAAATTGGAATCTTAATTTAAGTGAAATAGCAAGAATTTGGACAAATGGATGCATTATTAGATCATCTCTTATGGAAGATTTAGTTGCTGTTTTTAAAGAAACAAACGATGTTTTAATGAGTGCTACTATCGCCAATAATATTATTGGGTGTAAACCAGCTATAAAAAGAGTGGTTTCAGATTGTGTTTTGAGCGATGTTCCAACTCCTGCCTTAAGTGAGGCTCTTCAGTTTTTTAATGGGATAACTACACAAAATTCATCAGCAAATATTATACAAGCACAAAGAGATTACTTTGGTGCACATACTTACCAAAGGATAGATGATGCTTCAGGGAAGTTTCATCACACTAACTGGATTTCATAA
- a CDS encoding polysaccharide lyase family 7 protein — MKRLIILSLSVIVFAACMQNLAKEEAQDSVKTATIKYPSDVIPFMDKWKILLGDGTRSDSLVNFQKDKFFYVQTDSVADWVVYKTPNSGVTSRTSSNTRTELGEKKHWIPEEGGKLTGTLKVQHVSTTGHASAASSFSVVVGQIHSDEGHENEPLKIYYKKFPNHEKGSVFWNYEINTEGDNIGRFDYSTAVWGHDFAVVGKTPTDFPAEPEDGIKLGEEFSYEVNVHEGIMYLTFKSENHKTVTFTKSLIKSEFSTRAAVPDQVKRVYANREKGGGVEREIAYAGEINYFKQGAYNQANAKSTKSEVYGGDIDKQYANGSYAEVWFRKATVGPSTKPLNK; from the coding sequence ATGAAAAGATTAATCATACTCTCACTTAGTGTTATTGTATTTGCAGCTTGTATGCAAAATTTAGCAAAAGAAGAAGCGCAAGATTCTGTTAAAACAGCTACTATTAAATACCCAAGTGATGTAATACCATTTATGGATAAATGGAAAATTCTTTTGGGTGATGGGACACGTTCAGATAGTTTAGTAAATTTTCAAAAAGACAAATTCTTTTATGTACAAACAGATTCTGTTGCAGATTGGGTGGTATACAAAACTCCAAATTCAGGGGTTACCTCTAGAACATCAAGCAATACAAGAACAGAGTTAGGAGAGAAAAAACATTGGATTCCAGAAGAAGGAGGTAAATTAACAGGAACACTAAAAGTTCAGCATGTTTCAACAACTGGTCATGCCAGTGCAGCCTCATCATTTTCTGTAGTTGTTGGTCAAATCCATAGTGATGAAGGTCATGAAAACGAGCCATTAAAAATTTACTACAAAAAGTTTCCAAATCATGAAAAAGGTTCTGTTTTTTGGAATTACGAAATAAATACAGAAGGAGATAACATTGGCAGATTTGATTACTCAACTGCAGTTTGGGGTCATGATTTTGCTGTAGTTGGTAAAACTCCTACAGACTTTCCTGCTGAACCTGAAGATGGTATTAAGTTGGGCGAGGAATTTAGTTACGAGGTAAATGTTCATGAAGGCATTATGTATTTAACCTTTAAAAGTGAAAACCATAAAACTGTAACTTTTACAAAAAGTTTAATAAAATCAGAATTTTCAACTAGAGCAGCTGTTCCTGATCAAGTAAAAAGGGTGTATGCAAATAGAGAAAAAGGGGGTGGAGTTGAGCGTGAAATAGCTTATGCAGGTGAAATTAATTACTTTAAGCAAGGTGCATACAACCAAGCAAATGCCAAAAGCACCAAATCTGAAGTTTATGGTGGAGATATTGATAAACAATATGCAAATGGCAGCTATGCAGAAGTTTGGTTTAGAAAAGCAACTGTAGGCCCAAGCACCAAGCCTTTAAACAAGTAA
- a CDS encoding gluconokinase translates to MKKVYYIMGVSGSGKSTIGKLLSKELKIPFFDGDDFHSANNIQKMSEGLPLTDDDRQSWLQTLNNLAVEQSTKNSCVIVCSALKQKYRDILNTNLTSKTVWIHLVGSFDLIQKRVQRRADHFMPTALLQSQFDILEKDANAIEISVDLSPQKIIDIIKNQHHE, encoded by the coding sequence GTGAAAAAGGTATATTATATCATGGGTGTTTCTGGTTCAGGTAAAAGCACCATTGGTAAACTGCTTTCAAAAGAATTAAAAATTCCTTTTTTTGATGGTGATGATTTTCATTCAGCAAACAACATTCAAAAAATGTCTGAAGGACTACCTTTAACTGATGATGATAGGCAAAGTTGGTTACAAACACTTAATAATTTAGCTGTTGAGCAATCAACAAAAAATAGCTGTGTTATTGTATGTTCTGCCTTAAAACAAAAGTATAGAGATATCTTAAATACAAACCTAACAAGTAAAACAGTTTGGATTCATTTGGTGGGTTCTTTTGATTTAATTCAAAAAAGAGTGCAAAGAAGAGCAGACCATTTTATGCCAACTGCTTTGTTGCAATCTCAGTTTGATATTTTAGAAAAAGATGCCAATGCAATTGAGATTTCAGTGGATTTATCACCCCAAAAAATTATAGACATTATAAAAAATCAACATCATGAGTAA
- a CDS encoding chondroitinase-B domain-containing protein: protein MKQFFKIFILFLVISSCEEKKSSIIVSSNSELEEALSNAKKGDNIVLKNGTYKDVNIKFIGEGTENEPITLSAETAGEVFIEGESSLELSGNYLQVSGLFFRNGHSPKKNVIAFRTSPKDVANHSSVTNCVILDFNNLERDQDNLWVQFYGKHNELSNCYLAGKTNGGPTVRVDLKGNQSIRNYHKIVNNHFGPRPRKGGARGETIQLGSSFTSMSPSNTTIANNLFEECNGEVEIISSKTNFNIIKNNVFYKSEGSVVTRHGNYVSVDGNYFIGDGVNENYGGIRIINTGHWVTNNLFYKIKGKNFRSPIAIMNGIPKSPLNRYNQVTDVVVAYNTFVDSDSPFQFGVGTNIAQADVLPKSEIRSARPLRTEVVNNVIYNAEGDTTPIVEHDKADGVTFKSNVIDNNGVAIANDKGLIVKDLTLTDIGSNLAAPVSGFKDVEPYNGFDFEVITHDLLGKSRKNNNQIGAILSDENIKLNLLDKSKYGASWFSNEVEEKEATTHTVSNASELADKLKAAVSGDIINLNSGEYVISSSLTIDKTITVQSSGDAQIMYNGAANTPLFQLLPYGKLMVKSINLKGSNTQQAFATLKKNMSNHFGLEVHDAEISNFNYALKVYKQAFAEEITFKNTSILNCENGLELSEETNDRGDYNTEYLTVDGCTFNNVKQNVIDYYRGGYDESTIGGNLLVTNSTFVNCAAKEKNNRLFNHNGIHNVNINKNTFKNNPVKFVSILWGAKNNKASDNKFINSGTIITEQNLKQTLMY from the coding sequence ATGAAACAGTTCTTTAAAATTTTTATTTTATTTCTAGTAATTTCTTCTTGCGAAGAGAAAAAATCGAGCATAATTGTAAGTTCTAATTCAGAATTAGAAGAAGCTTTAAGCAATGCTAAAAAAGGCGATAATATTGTGCTTAAAAACGGAACTTATAAAGATGTAAACATAAAATTTATAGGTGAAGGTACCGAAAATGAACCTATAACTTTAAGTGCAGAAACTGCAGGAGAAGTATTTATAGAAGGTGAATCTAGCTTAGAATTAAGTGGTAATTATTTACAAGTTAGTGGTTTGTTTTTTAGAAATGGGCACTCGCCAAAGAAGAATGTAATCGCTTTTAGAACCAGTCCTAAAGATGTTGCAAATCATAGTTCGGTTACCAATTGTGTAATTTTAGATTTTAATAATTTAGAAAGAGATCAAGACAATCTTTGGGTACAGTTTTATGGTAAACACAATGAATTAAGTAATTGTTATTTGGCAGGTAAAACGAATGGAGGCCCAACTGTTAGAGTAGATTTAAAAGGTAATCAAAGCATTAGAAATTATCATAAAATTGTAAATAATCATTTTGGACCAAGACCTAGAAAAGGTGGTGCTAGAGGAGAAACTATTCAATTAGGAAGTAGTTTTACATCAATGTCTCCTAGTAATACAACCATAGCAAATAACTTATTTGAAGAATGTAATGGAGAAGTAGAAATTATATCGAGTAAAACCAACTTCAACATCATTAAAAATAATGTATTCTACAAAAGTGAAGGATCTGTAGTTACAAGACATGGAAACTATGTTTCTGTAGATGGTAATTATTTTATTGGTGATGGTGTAAACGAAAATTATGGAGGAATTCGAATCATAAACACAGGTCACTGGGTAACCAACAACCTTTTTTATAAAATTAAAGGGAAGAACTTTAGAAGTCCGATTGCAATTATGAACGGAATTCCAAAGTCTCCATTAAACAGATACAATCAAGTAACAGATGTAGTTGTTGCTTATAACACTTTTGTAGATTCAGATTCGCCTTTTCAGTTTGGTGTAGGTACAAATATTGCACAGGCAGATGTGTTGCCAAAATCTGAAATTAGATCTGCAAGACCTTTAAGAACAGAGGTTGTAAATAATGTAATTTACAATGCAGAAGGTGATACTACACCTATTGTAGAGCATGATAAAGCAGATGGTGTTACTTTTAAAAGTAACGTAATTGATAATAATGGAGTAGCCATTGCAAATGACAAAGGTTTAATTGTTAAAGACTTAACATTAACAGATATTGGTAGCAATTTAGCTGCACCTGTAAGTGGTTTTAAGGATGTAGAGCCTTATAATGGTTTCGATTTTGAGGTGATTACACATGATTTATTAGGAAAATCTAGAAAAAACAACAATCAAATTGGTGCTATTTTAAGCGATGAAAACATCAAATTAAATTTATTAGACAAATCTAAATATGGAGCTTCATGGTTCTCGAATGAAGTTGAAGAAAAAGAGGCAACTACGCATACAGTATCAAATGCATCTGAGTTGGCAGATAAATTAAAAGCAGCTGTAAGTGGAGATATTATCAATTTAAATTCTGGTGAATATGTAATTTCATCATCTTTAACTATTGATAAAACAATTACTGTTCAATCTTCAGGAGATGCTCAAATAATGTATAATGGTGCTGCAAATACACCATTATTTCAATTACTGCCTTATGGAAAATTGATGGTTAAAAGCATCAATTTAAAAGGCTCAAACACCCAACAAGCTTTTGCTACATTAAAAAAGAACATGTCTAATCATTTTGGCTTAGAAGTTCACGATGCTGAAATCAGTAATTTCAATTATGCTTTAAAAGTGTATAAACAAGCATTTGCAGAAGAAATTACATTTAAAAATACTTCAATTCTTAACTGTGAAAACGGATTAGAATTATCCGAAGAAACCAATGATAGAGGAGATTATAATACAGAATATTTAACAGTTGATGGTTGTACATTTAACAATGTAAAACAAAACGTAATCGATTATTATAGAGGTGGTTATGATGAATCTACAATTGGTGGTAATCTTTTGGTGACCAATAGCACGTTTGTAAATTGTGCTGCTAAAGAAAAAAACAACAGACTTTTTAATCACAATGGAATTCATAACGTAAACATCAACAAGAATACTTTTAAAAATAATCCAGTAAAATTCGTGTCTATTTTATGGGGAGCAAAAAACAATAAAGCATCTGACAATAAATTTATCAATTCTGGAACAATAATTACAGAACAAAATTTAAAGCAAACTTTAATGTACTAA